TGGCTGAAGTTGTGTTCTTCAGAGGGCAGCCCCCAGCCAGGGACAGCTCGGCAGGTCTGTTACGACAAGGTCATCTCTGCCCAACATCCAGTGATTCTGATGGGCAACTCTGGCTTTGGAGCCCCCAGCGTGCACATCACGGCTCTATCACAGTTGCCTTAtagtgtgtgtctctctctcaatTCTGCCTCCTCCCACCTTTCTTTTCATGGATGTCAGGTCAGCATCACCCTCTAAAGGCTCTTTCTGCTTCGGCCTCTTCTTTCCCCTTTTATCTTTCAAAGGTGTTACCCACTGTAAGAAAACCTTTTGCCCTCCAAGCTGTGTCTCAGTGTCTGCTTCCTGGATAAAGTCTCCTGACACAATCTGTCagtctttttttaacatttaaaaactaatgACAGAAGTTGCATTTTAAATTTTCCTATACTGGAAAATAATTTCACTCTTTTctgcatgcaccaacacagaaAATCAGAGTTTAAAAATTTGCTCTATCATCCTCAAAATGCGactatttatgttttttctttcagtgttttaatACATGTTCATATTGTTCTGTAAGGTGAGTACAAATGAATCCTTATATTATTCCAATTATGTAGAAATCTTATCTCTTAGAAACCTtgtctttaaaaatcaatattcagATTTCTAAGCTAAGGCCATTTGGACAGAAGTAATTCAACACTTAACAAAATGTAAACAATTCCAATTTGGTAGATTTGGAAAATGCACATCAGCTGGAGGAGTAATTCCTAAAGGGACTTATTCCTCTGAAGATTACTAAAGCAATCTTCTTCCTTTAGGTGCTTAGCACATTGTATTCATTAATATTGTTGTTGTTCTTGGTGTATTTTGTTGGTATGATTTTGTCATAATTTCTGACCTGCACAATTCGTGTCATAGTGCTAGACACATAGTTTGTGCACATGAAGTGTCTGTTGCATTGAACTAAGCAATATTCTTATACATATTTTCACATCTGGGACTCCATTGGTGTCAGGGGATAAATGTCCAGAAGTCCAACTTCAACTGACCTATCCAATGGAGAAGGataaaaaattgttatttttccttGATGATGACAACAAACCCTTAAATTgataaaacaattcttttttAAGAGATGTTGAGTTCTAGAAGGCTTCTGTTAAAAGCCTTATTCCTTTATAAACCAGAGTCCCATGTACAGTGGGAGTGAAGAGAGGGTTTCAAGTCAGGAAAACCTTGCTAAATAAACAGCCCCCAAGTGACAATGGCATTTTgcctttctctgaatcctcagGCAGAGGCCATGGTTGGAGCCAAGACCAAGTAAGGGCTGGGTGAGTCATCCACCACGGGATGGCAATGCCTCTGTTCTCAAGTCTGTGCAATCAAATCGAAACTGATTTCTCCTTTacagttttttcttcttccttttctttttttttttggcaagagaGAAAATAGCTTCAGTGTTCTTTTTttaggaagttaaaaaaataaaggaacaccATTCTATTGCCCAAAATTGCAAATAGAATTTCAAAGAGTGACCTCTTCCCAGATATAGCAGAACTTATGGTGGTGATGGGAATGTGTTCCCTTTTGAAGCCTAAGAGCTTCAAATCCCCAGGCCTCTTCATTGTGCTGGGGAGCATGGTAGGATTAGGAGTAGAGGAGTATTAAATATAATACCATTTTCACCTGAGAGCAACTAATATTTCTGGCCGTGCAGACTGGCCCATGGTGGGAGTCATAGTGACAGTAAGTGAATGACGAGAAGACAGAGACACCATGTATCCTGAGATGTTCAAAGCCTTGCTTTTTTCCACAATTGGCTGATTAAATCATTTTTAGAATTTGGACTTCTCAGGGccagtggattttttttcttttacattaaaTATTCTCTCCCCCCCATACTGTTATGTTACATAACAGGGTGAGTGCATGTGCAAAGTCATGCCTTTTTAGTATTAAAACACAGAATCATATCCTTCATGTTTGAAGTTACAGTTATTTGTGATATTACTAATTTTGGACGCAGCAAATAAGGCATTGCCAGAAGTACTTTCTGGGCAAAATAATTATGAAGCTTGTGCTTCACTGAGTTTGCTGTTAAGTATCACTTTGGTTCCTACCTCCGCCAGCAAGAACTATACGGATGGTAGTTCGTTTATTATCTACCACCCTGTCTTTAAATGTTAGACTCCAAATGATTGGTTCCATGGTTacattttccatgtttttctgGCTTTGTGGTTTTGGCTGAAATTGTGTGCCTCTCCTTCCGTTGACCCATTCTGTTTACAGTGTTTCTGTTTGAGTTTATCAAACGGCACCTGATTAGGTGCCCCTCTGTCATCTATTCCCCACACATTCCGCCCGGCCTCGGCACCGTGGGGCTGGCTGCCTTCCAGAACATCCTAATAGAAGCAGCTGTCCTGACAGGGGAGATGAGTTTGCTTCACCCTCAAACATTTTAAGGAGTTGGACACAGTGTCACAAATAGGTCAAAGGCTCGGTCACATCTGAAGTGTGATAAGATGGCatcctgaaaaatatttaactttatcaGGCAACCCTGTTTCCCCCAAAGAATAGAGACCTTCCGAGTGGGCAGTTGTGTGGTGGAATCCCTGCTCCACCATCTTTCTAGCTATGTAGTGGGGATACTAACTGTAAAATCCTAAGCGCATCGCCTAGAACATTAAAGTAGGCACGACCATTTTAGTTCTCTCTAaaaatttattaagtatttaccATTTGTAAGGCAAAGGTGGATAGCTGGAGTATCGGACCGTATCAAAATGTTAATAGGTGGATGCTCAAGGATTTTGCTATTTTAGAAGGGAAATCTTGTTGAATTCTGAGCTCACATACAGGCTGGGAAGTAAAATCTAGGGGAATGAGAATTCAGAGGAGGGGTAGACGACTATTAGTGGGAGGACAGAAAGCTTCATAGAGAAGGTGGCACTTCAAGGCAAAGCTCAAgaaatttttcctcttccttactCAGGAGTGATGGTGACTTGGacttggagagagaaagaatactTAAGTGACAGGAAAGAAAGTGAGCAAAGGAAGCTGACTTGTAAATGAAGCTAAACATGCAGGACATGCGGGGGGCATCGCTAACAGTTAACACTGGGTGGAGCAGAGCGCATATTAAAGGGAAGGTAGGAGATAATtacagaaaaacaggtcaggctgTATTTTGGAGGACCTTAGATCTTAACCTCTATGGGAAGCATGACATATGGAGGGAGACCCTGGCTATGGGTCAGGAATCCCAGCCTTCTTTCTAGGCATCTGGTAAGGGGTGGCAGAGTGCCCAAGTTCTGGAGATACACTGTTTTAGGTTCAAATCTCAGAGTTTCTACTTATCAACTCTGTGATGTGGAGCaagttattttttcattgtaGCCTCAAttctcttatttgtaaaatgaacaaatgagactagaCCCCCATGTCTCTTGAAGTataatatttgtttataaattttgttGTTGGAAAATGCCAAAGGgttttcacataaaaatgtttttttttaaagtaggcaTGTTTAAAAGCTGAGAAATGATATTATTAAATACAATAATATGAGAACTCTTTGCTTTCCATTCCAGAGTCAAGTGATCCTAAGGAGTTAGGTCTAGTAATACTATCTAGGATGGTTTGACGAAGTAAGACTGACGACAAGAAAATCATTTGACTCAGGCCTAAAGTGAAATGGGGATTTGAAGAAAGTTGGtggcattttttaaatagagaggGGAACTCAGAAGGATTTGGTAGCTGATTGAATTTTAATTCTAAAGCTAGCAAGcactgaaagtattttttaatttacactttTTATATTAAATCACCTAAGTGACCTGATTTAGTGATAACTTTTAattctgtattatttattattcagaggGAGTTTCAATGTGTGTGGAGTTTCTAGTGAGCTAGATCAGCATATGTTACTGATCCAACAAGCACTGATTGTTGACGGAGTCTGTGACAGGAGGTGTCCCTAGGTGTTAGGGAcatagcagtgaacaagacagacaagggCCTTGTTCTTAGCTTACCTTCCAGGACCCTGATGCAGGGGGAGGgaaacaacaaacaaatgaagaaaacagcaacTAGGAAAAACAAGCGTTATGAAGATGGGCCAAGCTGACGTGGCAGGGAGTGCCTGAGAGGCAAGCAAAGGTCTGCCTGCGGTACATACAGGCCGAGAGTTTACTGAATGAAGCAGCCAGCACGTGGGGTGGCACTATGAACACAGCCCAGGGCGAAGGAGCAGATGAGCAAAGACCCAAGCGTGGGGATTATGCCTCTGTGGGTTTCAGGAATTGAAAGAAGCCAGCCTGGGGAACGCAGAGTGAGTTAGGGGGAGAGCAGTCAGTGGTGAGAGAAGGGCTTGTGTGTTAGTTTACAGATGGGGCCAACTCCCAAAACTCATTCCTAATCTCTTGGCCTTGGTGTAACTTTACAGCTCAGGATATAACATCTTCTGCAGCAGATGTAGTTAATAAAATcacattcattctcttttataTCAATTTTTGGAACATGTTAATGCTGCTAATTTTTTCTGAGGAGAAAATTGGGGCTCAAAGCGGTTTAGCTActtacttgctcaaggtcacacagttcctAGAGTCTTATCCAGTCTTAGCATTCCAGGTCCAGAGCAGTTCCCACTTCCCACAGCATCACCTTCTTTTCTTATGTAATCCTCAAGAATAACAGAGTTACTGACCTTTTATTAGAGAACCTGAGGGAGAAGAGTATGTAACGTGGGAGAGGTGTTTTAACCAAATGACCATGAAAGAGTCCTCTGCTTATGGTTGACCATGTGGCTGCACTAAGGTTAGGGGTACAGAGGTCCAAGGGAGCACCTATTGGCAGAGATCTGGTAGAACAATTATATATTTTCCTCTGCATGGGAGTATTACAGCAGCTCCTTGCTTTTGTAAGtctgtgatttgatgattttccaAAAAAATCAATGTTATGTTTCTGGATTGAATGGAATATGCAATAAGATACCAtggcattttaaaacaaacatgagATGTCGTAAACAAGCTGGTATTTACACATGGGCGCTATATTAACTATTTCTGCACTTTGCCCCTCCATTAAGTTAAGTGCCCGTAAAATCCAGCCTTCTTCTTTCAATTAGAGCCACACATTAACTCTGGACATTCTGAGCCCTTGTAATAGAGCCATTTTCAGGGTGGATTGTGAactttcctctttcctgttggtgTCCCCCCTCCTTTCTGTTCCATCCTAAGACCCCCGCTGCTACTTGCAACTTTGAGTTCTGAACACGCTTATTTCAGAGCCAGTTGGGATCTCTGTTTATGATGCATCCGCAAATCCAGGCTTCCGTTTAAATGAGAGCCCTAGTTATAGAAACATATTGTACTTCTCTCCTTTCAGAGAGCAGCGTTTGCTGCTTGCTGGGGGCTCTCTGACTGACGCAGAGGGGGCCAAGGAGAGTTGGCTGGCGTCTGGGAGCAAATTTAGAGCAGCTCTTCAGTGGAGGGGCTCGCTTTTTCCTAAGCTGCCAGACACTGCAGGCTCAACTGAGGCGCGGAGGTGCAATTCAGGCTGGTGGAACAGCGGGGGAAGGCAGGGACAGGCGGGGCTAGCGCGGCTCTGCAGCTGATCACACGCACCAGCACAAACACCGCTCTCCCGTCGCCCCTGCTCGCGCTTCTCTTCCACCCGGGCCACCGAGGCCCGGACAGGGAGTGGGGGACCGAAGCGGGTTGGAGGCGCAGAAAGGTACCGTGGAGCCGAGGAAAAGCTGAAGCGGCTAGAATTTCACCTGAAAGTGTGACCTGGCGCCGGCGGCTCAAACCTCTTACAGCAGCACCGCTGTCGCCTGCTAGGAGAGTGCGGCGCCAGGTGCCCAGCGCGCCAGGACCCTCCTGGCGGGGGCAGCGTGGTGCCCTCAGGAAGGTGCGGAGCTGGGGGACCTGCGTCGGCGCCCATCGTGGTACACCAGGAAAAGTGGGGGCGAGAACACCAGCGGCGAGCGCGGAGCGCGAGGCCAGGCTGCCGCTGCCGCCCTCCGCGCCGCCTCCTGCCCTCCGGGGGTGGGTGAGTGCCGGGGCTCCGTGCCCCGCCGCGCTTCCGCCGCGCGCGGGGAGGGCCTGGGGGCCCTTGAGGGTCCGCCGGAGGGCCCTGGGGGCTCCCGCGGACGCCAGGCGGACGCGTCTCTGGAGTCCGGCGCCCGGAGGGCGTGGGTAGGGGTGTTGCACCAGCGCCCGGCAGACATGCCTCTGGGCGGGATTTTGGCCAAAAGATAGGAGGCGGGAGCGCCGGAGGGAGCCGGGAGCCGTCCAAGGTGGGCGGGCGATCGGGGAGCggcggggaggggggagggtCCGGTCCAAGCAGGTAGCGCAGCTTCGGCAGCCTGGCGAGTTGGCAGGTAGGGTGCGATTCGCTCGTCAACTCATTCATTTTGAAACGGGCAGTTTGGGAGCGCTGCAGGATAGTCAGGGGGGctctgggaagggaaggggccGCCCGGGATGCCGGTGgcgggggaaggaaagagaagcctCAAAAAGCTTGGAGGCAAAATTGCGCTTGGGTTCCTGGTCCTTCCATCCCTCCTGCCTTGAGGGCGGGAGAACACTTTTGTTTTGAGACTCAGCTTGGAGAGAAAAGCCTCCGACCCAGGGGAGGAGAGGCCTCTGCCGGAGGCAGGGACCGCAGCGACCTGCCGGGTGAGCCCCCAACCCAGGCGCGCTCGGTTTTGTGCCCTCTTCTCCCCCGCCCCGCTCCCTTATTGGTGCTGGTTTGCAGCGCTCGGCTCCTGCGCCTGTGGTTCGCGTTTGAATCTGGCTCGCCCCTCCGTATTATGTCTGCACTCCGAAGGAAATTTGGGGACGATTACCAGGTAGTGACCACCTCGTCCAGCGGCTCGGGCTTGCAGCCCCAGGGGCCGGGTCAGGGCCCGCAGCAGCAGCTTGTGCCCAAGAAGAAGCGGCAGCGGTTCGTGGACAAGAACGGCCGGTGCAATGTCCAGCACGGCAACCTGGGCAGCGAGACCAGCCGCTACCTCTCGGACCTCTTCACCACCCTGGTGGACCTCAAGTGGCGCTGGAACCTCTTCATCTTCATCCTCACCTACACGGTGGCCTGGCTCTTCATGGCGTCCATGTGGTGGGTGATCGCCTACACCCGGGGCGACCTGAACAAAGCCCACGTCGGCAACTACACGCCCTGCGTGGCCAACGTCTATAACTTCCCCTCGGCCTTCCTCTTCTTCATCGAGACGGAGGCCACCATCGGCTATGGCTACCGCTACATCACCGACAAGTGCCCCGAGGGCAtcatcctcttcctcttccagtCCATCCTGGGCTCCATCGTGGACGCCTTCCTCATCGGCTGCATGTTCATCAAGATGTCCCAGCCCAAGAAGCGCGCCGAGACCCTCATGTTCAGCGAGCACGCGGTGATCTCCATGAGGGATGGAAAACTCACGCTCATGTTCCGCGTGGGCAACCTGCGCAACAGCCACATGGTCTCCGCGCAGATCCGCTGTAAGCTGCTCAAAGTAAGTGCGGGTCACTTccgccccccctcccccgccGCGGGCCTCCCGCCAGCCCGCCCACGCGGGCGTTCCCTCCCCTGGGAGCCACCCGCGGGCCCCTGGTCTCACCTGCGGCTCAGGTGCACTTCCTTCGGGTCGGCTGGGGGCGGGTGCTGGAGGACTGCGGGCAGAGGCCGCTGACAGCTCGGTTCTTTCGGCTCACTCTAGTGCTCTTATTTATACTCACCATTCCATGTGCTTGCATCACTTTGTGGACTAGTAACACTTACAGAGGTGCTGGCTCCTGGAGGTACACGAGCGCCCCGTTCTCCTTCGTATCCTTGCTGCTGTGTTCTTCAAAGTTTTAACTTGTTGTCAGTACACTTCTCCATTAAACTTGAGCTACTAAACCTGAACagcttttattttgaagaatagGTGTTGAATCTGCCTCAACTTTCGCTTAgggctttcctttcctttttttaaaatttcttcttttttctaataaTGTTAGCAGGTGAGTTATTCATTTAGACCCACTAACATGACTTCTATGGATGGTCATCTTTTTAACAAGCACACAGACCCAACCACAGAAGCAGttaataaaatggaagaaacGACACCtggttcttttaaatttttatttttactaaatattttcctAGAGAAGTATACTGTGAAAGCTTGAGTGCTTTTCCTGTAGAGCCTCttgttaattttattcttaattgccTGTTTCTACGAAGCCTTTGTCAATTACAGATTTCACTTGAAGCTTTTCAGCATCCATTAAAGAAGATTGCTTCCTACCATGAGCAGTGTAAATGCTAAAACAAAGTGTACACGAAGTGATTTACTAAAGCAAGGTCCATCTAGTCCTCAGAGGGCATCACTGCACACAAGAAGAGAAGCCCACCCTAATCACTAACCCAATTAGAGTTTGGGAATGAGGGATAAAAGCCCGCTTCTCTCTGTGTCATTTACAAGTCATGTTTTTGAGGGTAGTTTTCAAATGTTCATAACTTGAGAAGGGTgacctttttaaataaaatcttaaaaatgtagCTGAGGTTGCAAGGAGAACCATAGCCAGATTCAGAATTTAAGATTAATAAAGTgaaaatttgataaatatttaaatggagatttttttcctttgaaagttCAGTTCCATGCTACAGGTATATATTGTTTTTACACAGTCTTAATTTATGTCAGTTTAAAAATGATGCAGTGTGCTTTAAAAAAGTTTGGCTGTCGTTTTCTTATCATTTATGAGATCTTACTCTAATTACTCTTGACTCTATTGCTCAGTAAAGTGTAAGAGTTAAAGCAATTCAATTGTTCTGTCATTTCACATCATGTGCATATTTACTATGCTACAGACACTAAATAAACTGAGTTTTCTGCAGCTTAGTAGAAAGTTTTCAGCTTGGTTCTGATGTACATGTTCATGAAGATAACtgtgaataaataatttaagtaGATCATGTTCTTATAATTGACTTCAATGaacttttaatttcttatttaacTTATCATGCTGTGTTATTGACCACTATTTTAACCAAGAGACTTGTCTGAATCGGGCTAAGCTGTTGTGCAGTAGACTTGCTGACTGCagtggtgtttgttgcatgtgccTGTTTTTATGAATAGACCAAGGCATTTAATCTCTCTCTCTAGGTTAGGCCTAGTTGAAGATAGGAGCACTTCATTAACAGGGTGCAAAGGTCTCTGTCAGGGAATCCACCTTTATGTGTCACTTTGAGATTCTTACTGAAAAGCCATTTACTATACTGATTGATAtattggaaatttaaaattagaCTTTAAAGGTCACTTACTGCTGTCCTCtagtttttcaaatatataaagtcATTTATTGAAGCAAATATCTTTGAAGACAACGTATTTGTGATATTTTTAGACATGATTGAGATTCATTTTAACAAAGCCAGAAATAATTAGAATTAATCTAcatatcattctttttttgttttaattttttttttagaaaggtgCCATGAATCTGATGCACTCAGTCTCTCTAGTGGTTCAGGACACTGGTAATGATTTTTATGCCTAAGACCATGTACCACATATATCCTAACGAGTGTCCTGATAAAGATTTCTAGAGTTGTCAAACTTGGGGCAAGGTGCTGTATTAACACAAGGTGATGAAAAAACAACATCTAATTAAAATCATGTATACAATATTTTCACGAAATTCTTTACTTTGAATTTGTTAGGAAGATGTCAGTGCTAGAAGTAAAACTGGTTGACATATGgtatcaatttacatttaaaCCAAATTATGTTGAAATTCTGTCCTGCTTTTTGGAAGTGAGAGGGGTCTATCAGTGTCAGCTTCTCATCTAGCCAGTTAGTATAGTTTGTTTCAAGTTGATTTGCCCTGTAGCTGTGGTAATTAAAATGAATTCTCATCGTCTTTGTCATTTCCTTAGAAAAAAGCCTTGTTTTACTAGGGAACTAAGAATATTCAGCAAAATTAGAgggatttctttttaataagaactctctttttctcttagggATTGAGTTGAAGTGACCTAAAACAGccaacttcatttttaaagagaagctATACCAAAATCTTAAAGtaatattattttgatatcaaCCTTGTACAttattctttataaatataaGCACACATATCCAGTCCCTTCTTTTAGCCCATGtttgacattttaaatgtaagattTATGAATTTGTAATATAGAAAAATACGTTAAATTTTAAGGcaataaaaacataatatttaatgatAATTATAGTCTATGTAGTCCATGTATGTTCTTCTTATTACCTaatttaactttatttatatttttctcctgctcttttctcatttgctaaaaaaaaattaatacttatATATGAGTATTAATGTAAGAGTCCTATATAATGATTATAAAGCATTTCCTATTATTGGGAAGGCAGTAAGGACATGGCTATGGCATTCTAATGCTGCTGCTGTGAAATTTTCCATGCAGATTTCTTTTGAAGTCTCTAAATTTTGCTTGAAGTTTTTTTTATAACTTCTCTGcctaatttttaattatgttactCACTTTTATGAAAGCAAATTTTATTTCAACTCTATTTCTGTCTTTCAAACTTGcaaatactaaaatttattttgatattcaaaTACAGATCTTCCAACTTTATGCCCGGAGTGGTTGGTCCTTTTTctacttggaaaaaaagaaagcagatttaataaaaattaaaggataTAATTGGAAGTTAATTCTTAAGTTTATCATTTACTGTAACTATAGCTATAGAAACTCCTTTCAAGAtgaatattctctttttctcttttcatccccacattgatattttatttgttttcaatttattttagttGTCCTTCTTTTAACCTAGAATACAGGGACTGATGAAATGCATGGTCATGTTAAGTTAATACAACACCCacttgaaagtttaaaaaaaaatgcctacaTTAGGGAGTAGAGACTAATGACTGAAATATTGGCTCCTGTAAGTTAGTATGGAGTTTAAGGCTTTAAAATTGTCACTTACTCCTTTCTACAAATCTAATACTTATGGTTGACTGCTGTAGACTTGTATCTTGTTGtggaaaatttaaataatcttcTTTGATACAAAACTTAAGAATTTACAAACCTATTACCCAAAAGCTATTTtatacaaaaacacacacacacacacacacacacacacacacacgtgtatagACACTGGGTCAACTATGTTTaccaaagtaaacacaaaatcaACTATTGTtggattcatatttttaaataaagagattAGGAAACATTTTTCCCAtggaattataattttatttcttctttgccaatGGTCGTGATCTTTCTCTCCTGGGAGGTCAGCTTTGCAGCCCTTAACTTTCACTTACTGTAAAGTAATGATGCGCAGTCATCAACTAATGGATCATGTACATTAATTTGGCCTCACtttttttatgttcatttatACAGATACTCAAAATTGGATGTTATCTGGTTTTCTCATATCTGTGTGGTCAAGTGCAGATgccattaataaaacaaaattgtctGCAAAACCATCAAACTCTTCATTCTCTTCATATGTCCTAACATTAGGTTAATCTTTTAACCACATTGATTTCTAGTCCACATGACTCctgaatttttttcatgtatttattagtTTGTCCTCATTCTATACCCTGCACTTAAATGCAATTATGGTTTTAACTCTGTGTGATCTTATTTTGTAAGACTGATTCTTTCACCCATTGGTCTTGGCTAACTTCCACTTTAGTTTTAATCTTGAGATAATTAGCTACCTCCTTAAAAACCTAAATCCACAAATGAATATCTATTCAAACAGTGTTCTGAATATTACACAAGCTGttagcaaaaatactcaatgagtTTAATACCGAGTAGTCCAAAACTCTTGGGACCAGATCTTATAATGGTTGGTGAGTTTCTTAGGTGGGTTCATTATGTCTTTAAAATGAAGCGCAGTTCCTATTTAGTCTCTATTTGCTTTCTTTGACACAAGTATTTAATTCTCTAATAAGTATAGAACTGCggttctttttaaaatctataattgttatacttaaaaaaaattgtagtaatatgttggtttgtttcattttttaatatggttccTGGAAAGTACAGGGTGGCTTATGTTCAGGGGAATACAGTTGAACAGAATTAAGGGACATAAAGACCCAACAAATAAACAGCGGTAGGTAAGAAAGAATGataaagagaagcagaaaaaaacatttgatggATTTAAGGGTGATTGGTGAGTAGAAGGGGAATGCGCAAGTAGGATTGCAGATCCTGTCCATGGTTATTGTAAATTCCATAAAAGGCCCTCAAGGAATTTtaatgctttgtttttgtttgaatgGTAGAAAAACCTCACGTAATTTATTACAAGATAAATTCCATTCCATTTTATAAAGCacattcttttcattaaaaaatgaacatatttttatggGATAATTAGCTTAgcattaaaatatctttattttaggtTTGATATTGGTCATATTTTTTCCAATTGATTGAATTTCAAGCTAAAGGAGTCAAATGAAATGAACAATTTAACTGTAGATGGCCCAAATATCTAGGCCTACACTGTCCTCTACCTGACTTTAATGATTTGAATCCCCAAACCATTGCCAGAACTGTTTTGGGACACAAGgaatttttttattccttatcCTCGTACCTGTTTTTGGCTTATTTCCTAATTTTAACTTCCAGACAGTACTCTGACCtccatgtgattttctttctgaCTTCAACGTACAgtcaaagcacacacacacacacacaccaattgcACCTTAAAAGAAGAGTGAAATTACAGATAAAATGGTGAGGAGGTGGTGGGCCAGAAGGGCTTGCCCTCTCCATCTTagcctcctttctttctcttttccttctctg
The genomic region above belongs to Manis javanica isolate MJ-LG chromosome 7, MJ_LKY, whole genome shotgun sequence and contains:
- the KCNJ3 gene encoding G protein-activated inward rectifier potassium channel 1 isoform X2; translated protein: MSALRRKFGDDYQVVTTSSSGSGLQPQGPGQGPQQQLVPKKKRQRFVDKNGRCNVQHGNLGSETSRYLSDLFTTLVDLKWRWNLFIFILTYTVAWLFMASMWWVIAYTRGDLNKAHVGNYTPCVANVYNFPSAFLFFIETEATIGYGYRYITDKCPEGIILFLFQSILGSIVDAFLIGCMFIKMSQPKKRAETLMFSEHAVISMRDGKLTLMFRVGNLRNSHMVSAQIRCKLLKG